The stretch of DNA caaacaacataacttctcgctcattaacttacgttctcgctaaatgattattcgccgcttaataatttaattataaatcacgccctcgcgtaataaaataattaaataacgaatactaaattttgggtcgttacaagtgtggcaccccgtcacaggatcgccaCGGTAACACCCCGTCACATGATCGTTACATGCATGATTTCCGGAAAAACCTCTCATAAAGGAGAGTCGTAGGTTTCTAgcaacaccccgtcacaggatcgttacCTCTactatcatcaacacaatctcAAGGATTAGAgtggacaccccgtcacaggatcgtcgcACTCCgtgacaccccgtcacaggatcgtcacgTATTGGGACTCAATAAAGATCCCGAAGGATTAAGgtggacaccccgtcacaggatcgtcacacCCCGCGGTCCACTCGCGCAACCACGTACTATGAAATGCATGAGCATACGATTCCCCATATATGCTAATGCAACAAATACATACCTCTCAAGCATATGTAATCCAATCATATGTTAATACATATTATCTCAAACATATGTAAATAACGCGTGTAATTTAAAACACGTTCTCGTCTCGAGAATACATAATACAAACATGCCAAGCACACAACCATGTCACAGTCCAAGCATACACACATATCATTACAGTTATAAGACATAAAtaaaggtgcccttacctcggcaatgcttccaaccaaaaaccacaacgtttcacactatctaccgtttcgcgtttcctaaaaataacgagCGGACAATGAATAAGTTTCTCCGAAATTATCTtaacgaaactaaacctatccacaaaggtctagaggtgtctaaggcacttcctaacactctcggatattatttccgagtcctccccatagtgattaaaaatttccgaagttaaatacactatttttcacaaaacaaacacattttcgacaaaatagttttcaaactaaaatgaccataactaattcaactcttgtccactcgagacgaaccatacgccaaactcttcgtctcgaaaagacggatcaaatggttaagttttgagggaactgaaacaattttaaatggacgaaaatgcccctgcacagttcgtccagaattgagaaatcaaggcattctcccacaaattttcattttcaaagcataccataACCTCTATGGCTTTTAAACACCAAAGGACCCATTTACACAAcaccaaaacacttgaaaacaacctaaaaaattttacgaaaaagtctcgacaaaataatcgagtttttcttgcgtcataagtttcaagtttttcttttcaaatacaaccctataatcatattttcaaccacctatgatcatttcatcaaaaatgggatcactttttttttccattgtggacttagaaaaataaATCTTCCATTGtggacatatcctaactcgcgcagatatataaatcttctatctaaaattttactgaattccgaaaccgtaaaattttacgtcaGCGGGTAAAATTTCTACTCGTTTTCCAAAAGTGagaataatccaaaactcgtcATTCTGAATATGCATAAACCTTCTCATACATAAAAGAGGATTACAGCCCAAAAGTCTGTGCCTTTTCAGCGCACGAGTACAAAACAGACTTAAACTCAGCAAAATGCCGCTATTACAACGATACTTACAAAACGACTtaaacaaaaaccctaaaacttttatccaatatttattttccttacacaaaataaactgtgaaattacgggtcttacagattcattcctggattggtatcccccagagtaggtgacgttgcactgaactgggttaacaattatctgtgttatttattgttctgcaatttatttatttatttactgtgttctgcgactgtgttgctgcaacgtatgctatagcatctagtgcagcattgtgtttactgcgtgccagatttcaggATTCTATGGTATATAGATGTAACTTAGAGGATAGTCGTAAGGGAATATAATGGTTAGTAAATAAGGTAAAAAGGTAGTTGGAAATCCTCTAGTTTGAGTAGTAAGAGAAACCTTTGTAATTAGTagtaaaacaaattatttttttaaaaaaaaactcatttcattcaaatttagtttcattattttttttacttttaaataataaaGATATAATTTTAGGCCAATTCTAACATGAATTTGTTGTTTTATGTATGTTGGTTTGTGCCTTGTGGTACTATACTATGTATGAGTTTGTTTACGGTAATAATAATGCTATGAAAGTTTTGACAATATGAGTTGGTTTTAGGAATGTAATTATtttcaaactatttttttatgttctATCGAGGAATCTAAAGTTTTCCATTTGCTGCAACGAAGAAAGAATACAGTCTTGTTCATAGACCATGATATATGATGAGTTAGTGTTATTCTGTGCGTCAGTCACACCCTGAGATTGGGTCGTGACAGGGGAATGGACGTCAAAGTTATATACTAACTTCCATATTCATGATCAAATTAATGTCGTCCATGAAAAGAATTACAGAATTTGTCTTtggttattttttttcataagatttttttttgttaaataatttaattactgGTAACTTGTAGAAGGTTGTAATTGtataacttaattaattattattattatggtatttttacttttaacagaaaaataattaaagtaaaataacataaaattatatacttacaaatttgtatatattaccaataataataataataattgaagtAATTGAATGTTTTGTATACAATTGTGACTATGACCGCGCTGCGTCCATAATATATCGGTCAGAACATATGGCTCCGTCGCCGGTATTCTTCCCCGAAGATCTGATCGGCGAGATCTTTTCCGTTCTTCCTGTAAAATCTATTCTACGATTTAGGTGTCTTAGCAAGTCTTATGACACTCTCATTTCCCATCCTGTCTTTGTGAAATTGCACCTCAAGAAATCAACATTACAAAATCCTCAGTTCTTACTAATCACAGATCACGACGTAAGAATCCCAGGCCCAGGATTTTCACCCGATGGCAGTGACGCCGAATATGATAGAGATCGCGGTATCATTCCTTACTCCATACGTAGTTTATTTGAGAATCCATCATTCACCATTTCCGTTGATCCTTTCTACTTGATGGAAAACAAAGGATGCTCTCGCATAGTTGGATCTTGCAATGGACTTATCTGTTTGGCCGGTGATTCTTACGACGAGTATCAAAAGTATTGGCTTCGTTTATGGAACCCGGCCACCAGAATAATATCTCCAACATTTGGATATTTTCATGAAGAGTGCAATCCTCGAGATGAAGATATTCCTTTTCTTTTTGATGGTTATTACAAATTCAGCTTCGGTTGTGATAATTCAACTGACACTTATAAGGTGGTGGCATACCGTTACAATAAACGTCAACGGAGAAGCAATGTGAGGATTCTTAGTTTGGGCGATAACGTTTGGAGAGATATTGAAAGTTTCCCTGTTGATCCTATTCTTTTGGACAGTCCCTGTCAAGATTTCGAGTATGATGGTTTGTATTTCAGAAGCACTATTAACTGGTTGGCTATTCCAAATGAAATTGATTATAATGTGTATGATACTAAAGATATTCCTGTTGAGCAATTTGTTATTGTTTCGCTTGATTTGATGACGGAGACATACAATCGGTACTTATTGCCTCGTGATTTTGATGAAATGCCACATAGAATTCCAACTATTTGTTTGTTGGGGGACtctctttgtttttcttatttttacaaGAAAACTGATTTCATTATATGGCAGATGAAGAAATTTGGGGTTGAAGATTCTTGGACTCAATTCCTTAAAGTTAGTTGTCACAATCTTCAAATTGATGATGACCTTAGTGATGAACATTTCATAAAGTATTCTTTAAGATTGGAGCCTTTGTTTCTTTCTGAGGACGGTGATACACTGGTACTAGATTATTGTCAAGATTTCCAAGCAATTATCTATAATCGGAGAAATAATAGAGTAGAGCGAACAAACATTACTGCACTTAGAAGAATTAATGATGATGGTATTGGTCGGTGCACATCCAAGTACTATTTTGAAAGCTTAGTTTCAGTTTTTTGAAAGTAAGTTTCTCTTCCATGTTTAACATGTTTGTATTTATGTTAATTTGTATATGTTGTTTTCAGTGAGGCGACGTCTATGGTGTACCAGTGCACTAAGTCTTGCACGTCTTGCACGGTGCACCACTCTCAATAACCCTATTGTGTGAATACTCTTTTTTATGATAGCTTAGATTAATTGTATGTTTGAAGGACTATCTAATATCTATCAGCAAATGACAGTAAGACATTCAAACAAACATTAGAAGTCAGAGGTGatttcaaaacaattttttaaaaaatttaatacaagaaaAAGATGGAAATGATTTCCATGATAGGATATGATATTGAATCATGTGGAATTAGCTGAATGGGGCTTAATTTCATAGAATAGGTTGGAATTATATACTTTGACTTAATGAAAACATTGAGAGTACTTTCAATATTGTGTGTACGCGCGCCTTCTTTtacataatttgtttttaacttATAAACTGATAATTTTCATGTGTGATTGCAGAATTAGGAGGGAGGATCAACAGCTAATATACCTTGGTGAGAAAGGAAGGTAATGTTTATTGAATTGTATCCGTTGTGGATGAAATTCTACATTTTTATGTGTATTCTCTAAAAATGTATCAATATGAGTAATGCAATTGGTATTTAAGGTCTATAAACTAATCCTCATAAAATTGTAGTTCCAGACCACAAAGTTACTAGTTGATTATAATTCTCTGTTATGGAAAATCTCAGTGGTTACTTCAGTATTATGTAATTGTtactattgttttttttattattaagcCTATGACTTAGGTTGAGGGAACACAACTGATTTTCGGttcatttatattttctgcTCCGATGCACAATAATGATTCTGCATACTTGAAAATATAGTTGCTGATTTTCTGATTTCATGTGGTTAATCATGTCATTGGTGTTTGTTGGATTAATGAATCAAGTATTGAGATTAACACTTGAATCAAGAAAAGAAATCATATACTAAGTAA from Trifolium pratense cultivar HEN17-A07 linkage group LG5, ARS_RC_1.1, whole genome shotgun sequence encodes:
- the LOC123885732 gene encoding F-box/kelch-repeat protein At3g23880-like; its protein translation is MAPSPVFFPEDLIGEIFSVLPVKSILRFRCLSKSYDTLISHPVFVKLHLKKSTLQNPQFLLITDHDVRIPGPGFSPDGSDAEYDRDRGIIPYSIRSLFENPSFTISVDPFYLMENKGCSRIVGSCNGLICLAGDSYDEYQKYWLRLWNPATRIISPTFGYFHEECNPRDEDIPFLFDGYYKFSFGCDNSTDTYKVVAYRYNKRQRRSNVRILSLGDNVWRDIESFPVDPILLDSPCQDFEYDGLYFRSTINWLAIPNEIDYNVYDTKDIPVEQFVIVSLDLMTETYNRYLLPRDFDEMPHRIPTICLLGDSLCFSYFYKKTDFIIWQMKKFGVEDSWTQFLKVSCHNLQIDDDLSDEHFIKYSLRLEPLFLSEDGDTLVLDYCQDFQAIIYNRRNNRVERTNITALRRINDDGIGRCTSKYYFESLVSVF